A single window of Zetaproteobacteria bacterium DNA harbors:
- a CDS encoding 30S ribosomal protein S10, protein MAAQSIRIRLKAFDHRILDKSARDIVATAKRTGAGVRGPIPIPTRIRRFCVIRSPHKYKDSREQFEIRTHKRVLDIDNPTPQTVDALMKLDLPAGVDVKIEL, encoded by the coding sequence GTGGCAGCACAGAGCATCCGAATCCGTCTGAAGGCGTTCGACCACCGCATTCTCGACAAGAGTGCGCGTGACATCGTGGCGACGGCGAAGCGCACCGGTGCGGGGGTGCGCGGCCCCATCCCGATCCCCACACGGATCCGGAGGTTCTGCGTCATCCGCAGTCCGCACAAATACAAGGACTCTCGTGAACAGTTCGAGATCCGCACCCACAAGCGGGTGCTCGACATCGACAACCCGACGCCGCAGACGGTCGATGCGCTGATGAAGCTCGACCTTCCCGCGGGTGTCGACGTGAAGATCGAGCTGTAG